The genomic interval CCAGCACCGTGATGAATGCGGAGAATGCGTCTAGGGGAACGATATCCCGGCCCACGGTCATCATCACTTTATGGCTATAGGTTGCGACGCCCAGCGCAATGGCCAGACCGCCGTACAGAGCGGCGGATTGGGCGCTGAGCAGTCCGGCGCCCACATAGACGCCGAAGACATTAGCTACATTGTTGCTGCCCAGGCTGTAGGCGCCGTAGCAGCCGGTCAGAATCACGGCGTAACGCAACACCGCCGTACGCCACATCACATGGCTGATCAGCGGCCGCAGCAAAAATCCGAGCACCGTGTACAACAGCGCGCTCAACACCCCGGCGGAGACCGGCGTTAAAAGCCAACACAGGCTGATCTTGATCAACACGCCCCAATCAGGCGCGCCCTCCACGCAACCGATAAACAGCAGAGCGCCGATCAAAGCCTGAGAGGAAGAGGCTGGCAGCGCCAGCACCGACATCATCAGCATCACCAGTCCGGCGCTCAAGGTGACCAGAAAGGCTGTGGTCGCAGTGGTCTGCACCACCGCATTGACCGTGGTCATGCATTTGGGGCCTTCGTGCACAGCCCCGATCAACAGAAATACAATGAGCAGGATGGCGGCGGTGCGGAACCGGATCAATCGCGTTGCCACCGCCGTGCCAAAAACATTGGAGGCGTCATTGGCGCCCAACGCCCAACCGAGAACAGCCCCGCTGCTGAATGGCCACATCATCCGAACTTAGGCCTGGAACTTGATCATGATCTCTGCCAGACAATCGACGACATCCTCGATCCGATTGGAGATCTCTGCCATTTGCGACAACACCTGTTTGACATGCAGTTTTTCCGCCAGGGATAGATCCGAAGCAAACAGGGATCGTGTCAGCTGATGTTCGATCAAATCGATCTCGTGCTCCACGGTCAGAATCCGTTGCAGGCCTTCGTGGGCCCGAACGCTGACCGCGGT from bacterium carries:
- a CDS encoding inorganic phosphate transporter is translated as MMWPFSSGAVLGWALGANDASNVFGTAVATRLIRFRTAAILLIVFLLIGAVHEGPKCMTTVNAVVQTTATTAFLVTLSAGLVMLMMSVLALPASSSQALIGALLFIGCVEGAPDWGVLIKISLCWLLTPVSAGVLSALLYTVLGFLLRPLISHVMWRTAVLRYAVILTGCYGAYSLGSNNVANVFGVYVGAGLLSAQSAALYGGLAIALGVATYSHKVMMTVGRDIVPLDAFSAFITVLALAISTHLFTQIGVPVSSTQAVVGSVLGLGLLKNSSKINTRIVSRIVSGWVATPLAGWLTCLLLFTLMNAFI
- a CDS encoding DUF47 family protein — its product is LPLLRGDLHRLVDTLDDVAGVGEDLTDKLVCEQPALPAAAVPQLQIIFDKTMNQLEEMVQVVQLFLQDHTAVSVRAHEGLQRILTVEHEIDLIEHQLTRSLFASDLSLAEKLHVKQVLSQMAEISNRIEDVVDCLAEIMIKFQA